From the genome of Mucilaginibacter paludis DSM 18603:
CGATTCGCTGGCGCGGATCAATAAGCTAAAGGGATATGATTCAAGGCAGCAGATACTAAAATATTATTACAGGCCAAGCGTATTTCAGCAATATCAGGCCAGTATAAGCGGAGGTGGTGCTGCACAAAAGTATTTCGTGTCGGCAGGGTACGACAAAAACCTGAACAGTTACGTGAACAACAGCTACGACCGGGTTTCACTTAACGCCAGTAATACCTATTACTTTTTAAAAAACAAACTTGAATTTTTTTCCAATATTATTTATACAGCAAGCACCACAAAATCAGGGCCTGTCGTCAGTAATACCTTATATCCTTACGATCAGTTTGCAGATGCCAATGGGAACCCTTTGGCTATTGCCAAAACGCTAAGGCTGTCCTATGCCAGTACCGCCGGAAATGGCCAATTGCTCAACTGGTTATATAAACCACTGGACGAACTGAACAACGGCTATAGCGGCACGACTACCAACTTAACAGATTACCGGATAAACCTTTCCCTGACCTATAAAATTTTTCCGGGTTTAAAAGCGTTAGCCTTATATAACTATGAAAAAGGGGTTACAGAAAGTGATAACCTGAACGAACGCCAATCCTATTATACCCGGAACCTAATCAATACCTATACACAAATTGACCCGGTAACAGGCACCGTTACCCATCCCATCCCGCTTGGTGATATTTTATATACTAACTTAACCAATATCAGTTCCAATAACGGGCGTTTTCAGCTTAATTATGATAGCGCTTGGGGAAAACACGCTATAAGTGCGATAGCCGGAACAGAAATTAAGGACTATACCACTTTTAACAGTACCAACGGTCTGTATGGTTATAACCCTGAAACGGCCACCAACCAGAATGCCGCCGTTAACTATACAGCATACTATCCTAATTTTTACGGGTACAATACCAGTCAAATTCCAACAAATACTACCGGGTTAGGTACGGACAATCGTTTTTTTTCCTATTATTTTAATGGTTCTTACATTTATAATGATAAATATATTGCTTCCTTAAGCGCCCGCAGGGATGAATCCAATCTATTTGGGGTAACGACCAATCAGAAAGGGGTGCCGCTCTGGAGTGCCGGGCTTGCGTGGGTCGTCAACAAAGAAATTTTTTATAAAATAGACTGGCTGCCTCAATTAAAGCTACGCGCTACTTATGGCTATACCGGGAATGTGAACACTAATTTATCCGCTTACCTGACCGCAAGCCCCGGACTGACATCAAAAACCTATAACGCCCCTTATAGCCAGATCGTTAATCCCCCTAACCCTTCTTTACGTTGGGAAAAAGATCGGAATATAAATATCGGATTGGATTTTGCAACAAAAGAAAATCGATTGACCGGCAGTGTGGATTACTGGCACAAAAACGGCATAGATCTGATCGGGAACAGTCCAATAGCACCACAAACAGGCACTACCCTTTATACTGGCAATTCCGCCAATACCTCTACCAAAGGGGTAGATGTGCAATTAAATAGCATTAATTTGAATGGTAAGTTGAAATGGTTAACAACTTTACTATACAACCATGTCCAAAGCCGTGTTACAGATTATAAGGTAAGCAACGGAACGAATTACAATGTTGTTTCGGCCAATTATAACAACCCTTTGCAGGGCTATCCCTATTATGCCATTTTCAGCTTTAAATATGCCGGGTTAACTGCCACAGGCGACCCTCAAGGGTATTTAAATGGGACGGTAAGTTCAGATTATACGGGCATCGCCAATTCAACCAACCGATCCGAATTGGTTTACAGCGGTTCAGCCACACCAACATCCTTTGGTAGTTTGCGAAATACTTTTGCCTACAATGCCTTTGATTTATCGTTCAATATCACTTATAAGTTTGGTTATCATTTTAGGAGAAACTCATTAAATAATGATGGACTTTATTCCACCGGCGGCGGTAATTATCAAATGTCCGATTATGATAACCGCTGGCAAAAGCCGGGCGATGAGTTGCATACCAATGTTCCCGCTCTGATCTACCCGTCAAGCACTTATCGAACGGCATTATACACCTATTCAAATATACTGGTCGAAAATGCCGCCAATATCAGGTTGCAAGACTTCCGGTTAGGTTATACCCTTAGCAAAAAACCACATTTGCCGTTCAGAAACTTAAATGTCTTTGCGTATATCAACAATATCGGTATCCTATGGAGGGCCAATAAATACCACATTGACCCTGATTACCCAACAGGCATCCTGGTGCCCAGAACCATTGCCTTTGGAATTAAAGGCGACCTGTAACCCAGTATTTGACCCTAACAAAGAAATTAAAATGAAAAAAAACAAACAATGGTTTTATATAATGGCCCTGCTACTAAGCCTTTATGCCTGTAAAAAATCTGATTTTTTAGACAAAAAACCTGCTACTAATATTTTAACGCCAACCACGTTGACGGATTTTCAAAACCTGCTTAACAACACGAACTTTTTGAACAGCACAGGAGGGCTGGCGCAGCTTTCGGCAGATGAATATATGGTAAGCGATGCCAACTGGCTGAACGCAACGGCAACAGAACGGAACGCCTATATATGGGCAAATGACATATATGCCGGGGATGTGAATATACAGGATTGGAATACGCTGTATTTGCAGGTATTTTATTCAAATAGCGTACTGGACGGATTAGCCAAATCCGACAGCGCAATAACGTTACAAGGTCAGTATATAAAGGGATGGGCACTATTTACCCGTGCATTTGCTTTTTATGACCTGACACGAACTTTTTGCAAAGCCTATGATGCCAGTACAGCCAATTCGGATTTAGGTATCCCGCTACGCCTAAAATCGGGCGTTGATGATATTCAGCAGCGAGCAACCTTACAGCAAACCTACAATCAGATTTTCAGTGATCTCATAACAGCGGCAAGTTTGCTCCCTTCGACCAGGCCATCTGCTAACTTAAACCGCCCCTCAAAAATCGCGGTTTATGCTTTACTGGCCCGAATTTACCTGGATATGCGAAATTATGCGCAGGCTGAAAATTACGCAGATCAATGCCTGGGTTTGTATAGTAGTCTGATCGACTACAACACGATTAGCAAAACGGCAAGCAGCCCGTTCACTACGGTTAATAATGAACTGATCTACAATGCAAGGCAGGTGATCGCTTACCCTAATTTTTCCCTGACCACATCCGGCTCAAAAGGGAGAATCCCCATCAATATTATAAATCTATATGCTCCGAATGACCTGCGATTGTTGATTTTCTTTTCTAAATCAGCAGATGGCACCTACTACAGAAAAAAAGGTTATTACGGGTTAGGGAATTATGCTTTCACGGGTTTGGCTACCGATGAGCAGTACCTTATTAAAGCAGAATGCTTGGCGAGAAAAGGAATGGTCAGCGCGACTATGGATAAATTAAACCAACTACTGATCAACCGTTACAGTAATACCACTGCATACGCACCCTTGACGGCATCATCTCCTGCCACTGCTTTAGCTGCTGCTTTGACTGAACGTCAAAAAGAGCTGGTATGGCGAGGGCTCCGGTGGTATGACCTAAAGCGGTTAAATAAAGAGGGTGCTAATATTACGCTTAGCCGTATTATTAGCGGAACTACCTACACTTTACCTCCTAATGATAACCGTTGGGTATTACCCATCCCAACGGACGAAATCGCGCTAAGCGGCATACAGCAAAATCCACGGTAACCCATGATGAAAGATCCTTTATATTTTTTACTAAAGACAAAACAGATATGAAAATACATAATTTGTGTAGATGCATTTTATGGTTACTGATAACGGTACAGTTACCATTATTTGCCCGCGCACAAACAACCAATAAAAGGCATCCTGTGATTATTGATCTTGTTATAGATGATCCTGCAATGCTTCAGGATGCCGCTATTGAATTTAGCATGAGTAAGAATGACATTAATACCAATTATGCAATCGGCACAGACTTATACCGTTTCAAAATAACCGCAGCTAAGACTATGCTGGTCATTCCATTATCAGTCTCGCTCAACTATGGACGTATAGATTATGTTTATAACAAACCAGGGACAGGCAGGCCGCTTAACCGCAGCAATAATCTATTTCTTTTTCAGCAAGGAGATACGGTAGAATTGCATTTGTCAAATCAAAAGAACGGAGCTTTTTTTAGTGGTAGAAGCGCCGACACGTACAATTGTATGTATAAAATAAGTAACAGTGATGTGATAATTAACAATAATCAATATAATACCTACATGCGGTTAAAGGATTATGAAGCGGCATTTGACTGCCGTAAATCCCAACTGGATTCCATATTAAAAGTACAATCAGCCATCCTGAATAGCTTGAAAGGGAAATTAAGCCGGGAAATTTATAACTTAATTGGCTTGGATTGTTGGGGTAATTACAATCAAAGGCTTGTCGAAATGTATTATACACCTTTTACCCTGCAAACCACGGAAATTTATAAAACAGCAAAAAAATTGTTTATAAGGGATTACGGTCATTACAAAGAAAAGATCTTAACTGACTCTAATTTATTCGTTTTATCGTACCAGTATGCTGATTTTTTATTTAAAAAGGACAGGGCCTATGCCGTAATCATGAACAGCAATGCCGGGAAAAGCCATTATCCCGATCTTAAATTCGCGGATATTAATCAGGCAATTGATCTAAATCAGGATAATGGCGCTCTAAGGGATAAATTAAAATTGCTCGCCTTTTATGAAATAGACCGGCGAAGGCAGAGCGACTTTGTTGATTTTGTAAACAAGGCGGTTAGCGAAGCTGTAAATAACCAGTATAAAAAAGCCTTACAGGAATTTAGTGATAACAGCGCTATCGGTGCAAACGCGTATCCTTTTGAGCTTCCAGACGAAAATGGGAAAATCCGTCAATTGAAAGATTTTCAGGGTAAGGTGGTAGTTATGGATTTTTGGTTTACCGGGTGTGAGGGTTGTATAGGCATGGCTGCAAAGCTAAAGCCAATTATTTCATCCTTTAAGGCAAACCCTGATGTAATATTCATTACCGTAAGCCTTGACAGGAACAAAACCATGTGGTTAAAAAGTTTGGCTGCTGAAAAATACAGTGGTAAAAGTGAAATTAATCTATTGGCGGGAATGGACAGGCAATCAGCCATTGTCAAACATTATAATATTCAGGGATGCCCGACAATAATTATCATTTCCAAGGACGGAAAAATTATTTCTGTCGCACCACCAGACCCAAGAACTGATAGTAAAGCTTTTATTGCAATGGTGAAACAATCACTGTAATACTTGCTAAAAAGCTAATTAGCAAAAGAGGTGTCCCAATATTGGGATACCTCTTTTGGACTATCAGGCATTGTCTGGCTTATGGTTGATATAACGCGGCACTGGAACCAGATGCCGGAGTTAGCCATGAATGCGAAATATAGTTGTCAATTTCGGCAGCAGTGTAACTGGCCTGATCGGGAATGTTGCTTTTTCCTGAAGTAGTTACATCATAAACACATTGCCTTGTTGCCGGATCGCCGCAATTAGATGTATTTACACTGCTCTCCTGTACGAAGTTATTTAAAGTCGGTTGTACAATAAAATTGTCTGTTATCATACCGGCCTTTAAGGCCTTGTGAATTTTGACAGCCTCGTTACTTTCTTTTGCATTGGTAAAAGCACTAAATCCGATTGCCATAGCACCTACCAACAGGCCGTAAGCTACTTGTTTGAAATTTTTCATGATTTTTGTAATTTAAATGTTTTGTTAAAATTAATGAGCCAGACACCTGTAATGGCTATAAGTATGAATGCGAGATTAAACCATATATGTTGTCCCCAGCTTAGTTTTTCGATGGCTCCCCCGCAATGGCACGGAAGGGTTGGTTCCCAAATCAGCGCGCTTGCGATGTAAATTGTAAACGCAGACATTACTGCGATAAAGCAATATAGCCCAGTCTTTGCAGTGTTCGGCACCAACAATAACAACGCAACTAAAAATTCGACAATTGGAACAGCATAAGAAAGAAATAAGGCAAAGCCGCTGATCAAATGTACCCTTGCCAGACCTTTTAGGAAACGGTCGTGATCAACGGTTTTCGCATGGGCAGTATAAAAGAATAATGCCATACATAACCAACGGATAGCAATCGCTGTAATTTCCTTTGCAAGTTCTGAGATTTGAATTTTAGATTTAGTTGTTATTACACTTTCCATTGGAATTTTGGATTGACCATCTTATATAGTTGGATAAAGAGATAACTTCAGTTATCGGCAGGTACGTAACCCGCAATTGTATTCTTGTACTCTTTGTCACCAGTCTCCTTTCTTTTGTATTACTTGTAATAAGTAAGCGGTTAGGTATTGATTTAGGGTTACATAAGGGTTTGTAACTATGAGTTAAAGTTACAATCGGCAATTGTTATTGCCCGTACACCTATGTGGCGAAATGACTTAACCAAGGTTAACAAAGGAATTAACAAAGGTGATGCTTTACAGCAAAAAACGATTTTAACGGCAGCGATTCGCTTTGATCAGGCGGCTCAATGACTGCGGGGCAACATCAATATAAGATGCAATGATCTTTTTTGTGACCTTTAATTCAATTTTTGGATAGTGTTTTAATAATTGTTGATACCGCTCCCACGCAGATAAACTTACCAGGTCGTGGCTTCTCGTAGCAAAATGGGCGCTATAAAAAGAGGTAATACGGAAAGTGAAAACTTCGGCATAGGGAAAGGTCTGGTAAAGCTCATCTAATTGTTGCCGGGAGATAAAAAGCAGGTGGCTTCCGGCCATCACTTCTATGTTAAGTTTGGAAGGCTCTTTTTCAAAAAAAGCGGGCGGGTCAGTAATAAACGAATACTGATCCCAAAGCATAACCGTATGCTCCCGGTCATGCTGAATATCATGATAATACCCTCTCGCAAAACCTTTTTCCAGGAAGTAAATATACATGGCCTCCTGTCCTTCACTTAAAAGGAGTTGATCGCGCTGGTGATAACTATGGCCAACAATTTTATTCAGGTAAGCTGTTAACCGCGCTCTTTCACCTTCGTCTGATAACGCTGCCGGAAGATTCCTGATAGTAAATAGAAGCTTATATAATTCATCTGCTGTCATAATCTTGATCTTAAATGCAATCCCGGAGTTGCCAGTTACAACCGTTAAAAAAATATTATCAAAATTAACGACGGTATTTCGCTATAAAAATGCTTAGATCGGGTATTTATCCTAATTAAAAAGGAGTAATTTTTATGACAAAGACATTATAACATAGTGCTGTGGTGATTTTGTAATGTATAGATCAGCGCGGCACGGCTCTTTACATTGACCTTGCGGTACACATTTTGAAGATGTTTTTTAACCGTATTTTCCGAAATAGACATCAGATCAGCGATCTCTTTATTCGACTTGCCTTTATATATATACTGGATGATCAATATCTCCGTTCGGGTGAGATCAAAATGCAGGCAATTAGCCTGGAATTGATAAGGATTAGTTTCTCCGATGGTGATAGCGTTTTCTTCCAGGTATTCCTGCATGGCCCGCCTTGCCGACTTGATAAAAAATATGATCGTTATGATAAGGAATCCAAGGTTAGCGCATAAAGTTTCGACAACTTGCCCGACCTCCAGCCATGCGAACAACGTCATCGGCACCCACGGTAAAACAGCGAAGTAAACACTGATTTCCTCTGCATAGAAATGATCATCCCTGTTCTGCTGGTAACGCTTCCTGATCGCGGATAGAACAATCCAAAGCAATACCAGGGAATACGCAAACGGAAGGATTACGCCATAGCCCATATCTCTTTTAAGTTCTCCATTAATGGAATACATGATCACAAAAAAGATGATATAAGGGAGTATCAGGAAGATAGGCACACCATAAAGCACATGATTTCTTAACGCGGTTAGGTCAAACTCCTTGTAAAAATAAAATGGGAAATACGACACCATCAGGAAAGCCATTCCATAAGCGATGATATTCTGTGTTTTGACAGGCAATGGAATATTGGGGTCAGGAAAAAAACCGTTAGTAATATTATATAGCAACAGCAATAACAACAATAGGATATACCAACCCCGGTGCTTGTCCCGCAACCGGTAGAAGTATCGTGCCATCTGCCAGATAAACATGCAAAATTCCAGCATGATGAAACTGAACGTCACAATGTGCATTTTGGTTCCCGGGATAAGCATAGGCATGTATAAATTAGCTTGTTCAGGTTAAAAGGGACTTTAAAATCCCTTAAATTTTGTCTCAGCTCACTGCCACACGATTTCCCTACTATAGAATTAACATTCCAATCGGGCCTTAATTCATTGTGTTTAAGGCCCGGTTGGAAGACCAGCTTTAATTATAAATAGATGTACAATACCCGTGGCAACCCACCGTGAATTACCTCGTTAACACATTTGGCTCTGAGATTGGATTATTTAAATATGTTAACCTGCAATTTCACTTAGGTTAAAAAGCCAATCTAATTTAACCAATGTTTAAGGAATGCGGGTTTACTCCCGTTAGGAATATCGCCCGAATATTAACCGTTCCAGCCCGAAAATCAAGGGCTTTTACATCTATTTGACAAATGATTGTTTTGAACCGTCATTTTTTGGTATGCAATTAAGATTTAGACTAAAAACAAAATCTAAATATCTGAATCCTTTAAACAGGCTTTTCTATCCTGAAAACAACCCCTTGCATATAACTTCGTTACCCTGAAATGCAATTGCAGATTTCTTTGCGCTGTAACAACTTTTCAGCCAATGCAGAAAATTAAATCAGGTAGCTTCCAATTAAACTTACTCAATACGGCTTTATGCAGGACGCCGGTATTCAGCCCCACAGATCAACTGGAAAACAAATGGGATGAATTAAAAGAACTCATCAATCTTTCCTCTCCGTCATTTTACCACCTGATTGCTAATTGTAGTAAAGCTGACCTGGACACTTTAAGTCCGAAAATCCGTTATACGATCTGGAAGTATTTTAATCGCGTCAGGTATAGGCCTACGCCTTTTGGAAAACTGGCAGCGATTTCCCTCGTTCCGTTTTTGGCCTTTCCCCAAACGCCTGTAATTTTAGAAGATACGTTATCCGTACATGAGTTCATCGATTGGAAGGATGTTTGCCAACACAGGTTCAATAATAACATAAGCGTATCAAAAGCCCGGTGGCTCATTGCTAACTCGACGATCTATTTTATTGATACAAACGTTCGTTACATCCGCAGAAACGAAGATTTTTTTGAGTTGGCAGTAATTGCAGGCTTCCCGGAATTG
Proteins encoded in this window:
- a CDS encoding RagB/SusD family nutrient uptake outer membrane protein gives rise to the protein MKKNKQWFYIMALLLSLYACKKSDFLDKKPATNILTPTTLTDFQNLLNNTNFLNSTGGLAQLSADEYMVSDANWLNATATERNAYIWANDIYAGDVNIQDWNTLYLQVFYSNSVLDGLAKSDSAITLQGQYIKGWALFTRAFAFYDLTRTFCKAYDASTANSDLGIPLRLKSGVDDIQQRATLQQTYNQIFSDLITAASLLPSTRPSANLNRPSKIAVYALLARIYLDMRNYAQAENYADQCLGLYSSLIDYNTISKTASSPFTTVNNELIYNARQVIAYPNFSLTTSGSKGRIPINIINLYAPNDLRLLIFFSKSADGTYYRKKGYYGLGNYAFTGLATDEQYLIKAECLARKGMVSATMDKLNQLLINRYSNTTAYAPLTASSPATALAAALTERQKELVWRGLRWYDLKRLNKEGANITLSRIISGTTYTLPPNDNRWVLPIPTDEIALSGIQQNPR
- a CDS encoding SusC/RagA family TonB-linked outer membrane protein; protein product: MLKNLPTKLKCRLFVLTVATACFFNCALAVEVSRSQGLTNPISIDIEKKTLKETLDQIAKQGQIGIIYSNAKGILNKQVTIHAKDQPVSKVLTELLSPLKLTYEIIGDQIVVSSSRPPTQGQSEKPAFPIKGKVTDSKGIPFPGATIKIKGGSVSATTDSKGEFEINNVADSTVLQVSFIGYLTKEIVVTSAEYLTIVLENGGTQLNEVAIVSTGYQTIPKERATGSFVQIDNQLINRSVSTNILDRLNGVTSGLIFTNNGNHQFGQSNIEIRGRATLFSNPDPLIIVDNFPYDGDVNNINPNDIESITILKDAAAASAWGARSGNGVIVITTKKGHLNAAPTVSFNANATIGAKPNLYYTPQLTSAQYIGIEHFLFNQGAYNASISDGYSALSPAVEIFSAKRNGTISAADSLARINKLKGYDSRQQILKYYYRPSVFQQYQASISGGGAAQKYFVSAGYDKNLNSYVNNSYDRVSLNASNTYYFLKNKLEFFSNIIYTASTTKSGPVVSNTLYPYDQFADANGNPLAIAKTLRLSYASTAGNGQLLNWLYKPLDELNNGYSGTTTNLTDYRINLSLTYKIFPGLKALALYNYEKGVTESDNLNERQSYYTRNLINTYTQIDPVTGTVTHPIPLGDILYTNLTNISSNNGRFQLNYDSAWGKHAISAIAGTEIKDYTTFNSTNGLYGYNPETATNQNAAVNYTAYYPNFYGYNTSQIPTNTTGLGTDNRFFSYYFNGSYIYNDKYIASLSARRDESNLFGVTTNQKGVPLWSAGLAWVVNKEIFYKIDWLPQLKLRATYGYTGNVNTNLSAYLTASPGLTSKTYNAPYSQIVNPPNPSLRWEKDRNINIGLDFATKENRLTGSVDYWHKNGIDLIGNSPIAPQTGTTLYTGNSANTSTKGVDVQLNSINLNGKLKWLTTLLYNHVQSRVTDYKVSNGTNYNVVSANYNNPLQGYPYYAIFSFKYAGLTATGDPQGYLNGTVSSDYTGIANSTNRSELVYSGSATPTSFGSLRNTFAYNAFDLSFNITYKFGYHFRRNSLNNDGLYSTGGGNYQMSDYDNRWQKPGDELHTNVPALIYPSSTYRTALYTYSNILVENAANIRLQDFRLGYTLSKKPHLPFRNLNVFAYINNIGILWRANKYHIDPDYPTGILVPRTIAFGIKGDL
- a CDS encoding Crp/Fnr family transcriptional regulator; the encoded protein is MTADELYKLLFTIRNLPAALSDEGERARLTAYLNKIVGHSYHQRDQLLLSEGQEAMYIYFLEKGFARGYYHDIQHDREHTVMLWDQYSFITDPPAFFEKEPSKLNIEVMAGSHLLFISRQQLDELYQTFPYAEVFTFRITSFYSAHFATRSHDLVSLSAWERYQQLLKHYPKIELKVTKKIIASYIDVAPQSLSRLIKANRCR
- a CDS encoding TlpA family protein disulfide reductase, which translates into the protein MKIHNLCRCILWLLITVQLPLFARAQTTNKRHPVIIDLVIDDPAMLQDAAIEFSMSKNDINTNYAIGTDLYRFKITAAKTMLVIPLSVSLNYGRIDYVYNKPGTGRPLNRSNNLFLFQQGDTVELHLSNQKNGAFFSGRSADTYNCMYKISNSDVIINNNQYNTYMRLKDYEAAFDCRKSQLDSILKVQSAILNSLKGKLSREIYNLIGLDCWGNYNQRLVEMYYTPFTLQTTEIYKTAKKLFIRDYGHYKEKILTDSNLFVLSYQYADFLFKKDRAYAVIMNSNAGKSHYPDLKFADINQAIDLNQDNGALRDKLKLLAFYEIDRRRQSDFVDFVNKAVSEAVNNQYKKALQEFSDNSAIGANAYPFELPDENGKIRQLKDFQGKVVVMDFWFTGCEGCIGMAAKLKPIISSFKANPDVIFITVSLDRNKTMWLKSLAAEKYSGKSEINLLAGMDRQSAIVKHYNIQGCPTIIIISKDGKIISVAPPDPRTDSKAFIAMVKQSL
- a CDS encoding MauE/DoxX family redox-associated membrane protein translates to MESVITTKSKIQISELAKEITAIAIRWLCMALFFYTAHAKTVDHDRFLKGLARVHLISGFALFLSYAVPIVEFLVALLLLVPNTAKTGLYCFIAVMSAFTIYIASALIWEPTLPCHCGGAIEKLSWGQHIWFNLAFILIAITGVWLINFNKTFKLQKS
- a CDS encoding helix-turn-helix domain-containing protein encodes the protein MPMLIPGTKMHIVTFSFIMLEFCMFIWQMARYFYRLRDKHRGWYILLLLLLLLYNITNGFFPDPNIPLPVKTQNIIAYGMAFLMVSYFPFYFYKEFDLTALRNHVLYGVPIFLILPYIIFFVIMYSINGELKRDMGYGVILPFAYSLVLLWIVLSAIRKRYQQNRDDHFYAEEISVYFAVLPWVPMTLFAWLEVGQVVETLCANLGFLIITIIFFIKSARRAMQEYLEENAITIGETNPYQFQANCLHFDLTRTEILIIQYIYKGKSNKEIADLMSISENTVKKHLQNVYRKVNVKSRAALIYTLQNHHSTML